One window of Sphingobacteriales bacterium genomic DNA carries:
- a CDS encoding TlpA family protein disulfide reductase: protein MNLVLVQHHTGPGFNLLRIGLFIFLAIFSACDLSSGRLINGAVAPELAMYDVHGNLLSSKEILAEKKIILIDFWASWCKPCRQTNPELVKLYEKYKDADFGTAQGFTIISVSLDTDKTAWLNAIEQDNLIWPHHVCDFKGFASPAPVVFQFEKIPTTYLISEREIIIGKDQTIKWMDYELSRRVVKAGKKENDNTGS, encoded by the coding sequence TTGAATCTCGTGTTAGTCCAACATCATACCGGTCCCGGTTTTAATCTTTTAAGAATTGGTTTGTTCATTTTTCTGGCAATATTCAGTGCTTGCGACCTGTCTTCCGGAAGGTTAATAAATGGTGCTGTGGCTCCGGAACTTGCAATGTATGATGTCCACGGAAATCTTCTGAGTTCGAAGGAGATTTTGGCAGAGAAAAAGATAATCCTGATAGACTTTTGGGCATCGTGGTGCAAACCCTGCCGGCAAACAAATCCTGAGTTGGTAAAACTATATGAAAAGTATAAAGATGCCGACTTTGGAACAGCTCAGGGTTTTACCATCATCAGCGTATCGCTCGATACCGATAAAACCGCATGGTTAAACGCCATCGAACAAGACAATTTGATTTGGCCGCACCATGTATGCGATTTTAAGGGGTTTGCCTCTCCTGCTCCGGTGGTATTTCAGTTTGAGAAAATACCGACTACCTATCTCATCAGCGAGCGGGAGATAATTATTGGAAAGGACCAAACCATCAAATGGATGGATTATGAACTGAGTCGGCGGGTGGTGAAGGCAGGAAAAAAAGAAAACGATAATACAGGCAGTTAA
- a CDS encoding DHCW motif cupin fold protein has product MSHIPFQTIDWDSVEKTEHSGETGTAIWQTIQFEGLRIRLVEYSNNYLADHWCQLGHLIYCLEGEFITELSSGQRIKLSKGDTYVVSDQLSSHRSFSENGTKLLIVDGDFLKLT; this is encoded by the coding sequence ATGAGCCATATACCTTTCCAAACGATTGACTGGGATTCGGTCGAAAAAACGGAACATTCCGGAGAAACAGGAACTGCTATTTGGCAAACCATACAATTTGAAGGGCTGAGAATCCGGTTAGTAGAATACAGCAACAACTATCTGGCGGATCACTGGTGTCAGTTAGGGCATCTCATCTATTGTCTTGAAGGCGAATTTATAACCGAATTGAGTTCCGGACAGCGCATTAAACTTTCGAAGGGCGATACTTATGTGGTCTCAGACCAGCTCAGTTCCCATCGCTCTTTTTCAGAAAATGGCACAAAACTGCTGATTGTAGATGGTGATTTTTTGAAACTTACCTGA
- a CDS encoding M23 family metallopeptidase: protein MNKVFFLVFNIVAGVGLLTLPYIKTANAEREIKLAKREYPQNYFSQPMDIPMRLTGNFGELRSNHFHTGIDCKTNGQENLNVYALADGFVSRVAVSPRGYGNALYIDYPNGFTSVYAHINSFSGEIGDYVKRKQYELQKFEIDEKIPPSLLPVTKGQLVAKSGNTGSSNGPHLHFEMRDTETEIAINPLLFGFHVPDDIKPTITQLAIYGFKGETSGYQSPKLYATKLQNGNYVTAQNLLKVNHPRVGLGIKTQDKKNELYNINNVYGLKMYDNGNLLYAFEMEQIGFSESRYINAHIDYMLKKQEKGLVQKCFVEPANKLSIYQQAINNGIINLSDGLLHKIVIEVNDFNNNISTVSIMLQYDPLQPLSPVTEAPYNAQFSCFTDNSYQNDFLKLHLPSGCLYNDLFFQYDMKPATQTDIYSSLHQIHLNEVPIHSYCDIAIKPTTLPFELYDYALLVFKNNTGKVTPLKSRWEGNFLTGQTREFGQFYITTDIKKPTITAVNIVPGKLMTKNKSIQLKISDNLSGIDSFNGYIDNRWVLMEYDQKSARIWHTFDEITGAPGTHEFKLVVRDAKYNTAEFVAKFKR, encoded by the coding sequence ATGAATAAAGTATTTTTCCTCGTTTTTAATATCGTTGCAGGGGTCGGCTTGCTCACCCTTCCTTATATAAAAACTGCAAATGCTGAACGGGAAATTAAATTGGCGAAGCGCGAATATCCACAAAATTATTTTAGCCAACCGATGGATATTCCGATGCGGCTGACCGGAAATTTTGGCGAATTGAGGTCTAACCATTTCCACACCGGCATTGACTGTAAAACCAATGGTCAGGAAAATTTAAATGTTTACGCACTTGCTGACGGGTTTGTTTCAAGGGTTGCAGTTTCACCGCGTGGTTATGGAAATGCACTTTATATAGATTATCCGAATGGTTTTACAAGTGTGTATGCACATATCAACAGTTTTTCCGGAGAAATCGGCGACTATGTGAAACGGAAACAGTACGAACTGCAAAAATTTGAAATTGACGAAAAAATCCCTCCTTCTCTCTTACCGGTTACAAAAGGGCAGTTAGTCGCCAAATCGGGCAATACAGGCTCTTCAAACGGACCGCACCTGCATTTCGAAATGCGCGATACAGAAACGGAAATAGCCATCAACCCGCTGCTGTTTGGGTTTCATGTTCCGGATGATATCAAACCTACGATTACGCAATTGGCCATCTATGGCTTTAAAGGTGAAACATCCGGCTATCAATCGCCAAAACTTTATGCGACCAAATTGCAGAACGGCAATTATGTTACCGCACAAAACCTGTTAAAAGTTAACCACCCTCGGGTGGGCCTTGGCATAAAAACACAAGATAAGAAAAACGAACTATACAATATCAACAACGTGTATGGGCTTAAAATGTACGATAACGGCAATCTGTTGTATGCTTTTGAAATGGAGCAAATCGGATTTTCCGAAAGCCGTTATATCAATGCCCATATTGATTATATGCTAAAAAAACAGGAAAAAGGACTCGTTCAAAAATGTTTTGTCGAACCCGCCAACAAATTATCAATTTACCAACAGGCAATCAACAACGGCATCATCAACCTCAGTGACGGTCTTTTGCACAAAATTGTAATTGAAGTCAACGATTTTAACAACAATATATCTACCGTAAGCATCATGTTGCAATATGACCCTTTGCAACCTTTGTCCCCGGTTACTGAGGCTCCTTACAATGCTCAATTCAGTTGTTTTACAGACAATTCTTATCAAAATGACTTTTTGAAACTTCATCTGCCTTCCGGCTGTCTGTACAATGATTTGTTTTTTCAATACGATATGAAACCTGCAACTCAAACAGATATCTATTCTTCTCTGCATCAGATTCACCTGAATGAGGTCCCTATTCACAGCTATTGCGATATAGCCATCAAACCAACCACTCTTCCTTTCGAGTTGTATGATTACGCACTACTCGTATTTAAAAACAATACAGGAAAGGTTACCCCCTTAAAAAGCCGATGGGAAGGCAATTTTCTGACCGGTCAGACAAGGGAGTTCGGACAGTTTTATATTACCACAGACATCAAAAAACCGACTATAACTGCGGTCAATATTGTACCCGGAAAGCTGATGACCAAAAACAAATCTATTCAACTGAAAATTTCGGACAATCTTTCGGGCATTGATTCCTTCAACGGTTATATTGACAACCGTTGGGTACTGATGGAATACGATCAGAAAAGTGCACGGATTTGGCATACTTTTGACGAAATTACCGGAGCGCCCGGCACTCACGAATTTAAATTAGTGGTCAGGGATGCCAAATACAATACCGCAGAATTTGTCGCAAAATTTAAAAGGTAA
- a CDS encoding LemA family protein: MILLIVLLTLVAMLVGLYRNLQRRQFLIRAAFKQLDEIIGQASETAGKFVETLRETKGNDLNEFTIINQLRWQTTSRKVSVENKAQALNELILQFERMCRQPEQQNNLKDIPQLGNLYQTWENTLNLLDTEKETYNYAILDYNNIIKKFPYKQFGRLLRILPKTALQISN, from the coding sequence ATGATATTACTCATCGTATTGCTCACATTGGTTGCTATGTTGGTCGGATTGTATCGCAATTTGCAGCGCAGACAATTTTTAATCCGGGCAGCCTTTAAGCAATTGGATGAAATAATTGGCCAAGCTTCGGAAACAGCGGGCAAATTTGTCGAAACTCTGCGGGAAACAAAAGGGAATGACCTGAACGAATTTACCATCATTAACCAACTTCGATGGCAAACTACCTCCCGAAAGGTTTCGGTGGAAAATAAAGCACAGGCATTGAACGAACTGATTTTGCAGTTTGAACGGATGTGCCGGCAACCGGAACAGCAAAACAATTTAAAGGATATTCCTCAACTCGGCAACCTTTACCAAACCTGGGAAAACACGCTCAACCTTCTCGACACGGAAAAAGAAACCTACAATTACGCCATTCTGGACTATAATAATATCATCAAAAAATTTCCTTACAAACAGTTTGGACGCTTGCTTCGCATCTTGCCAAAAACCGCTCTTCAAATTTCAAACTAA
- the hutH gene encoding histidine ammonia-lyase — MHHTISKGWFDTETAYLLAVSPTSQINLSREVEQSIRSCRQYLDHKLNGNQQRFYGINTGFGALYNVEISPADLLALQKNLIMSHACGAGHEAPPEIVRLMLLLKIQSLSYGHSGVRLETVQRLTDFFNLQIHPVVYEQGSLGASGDLAPLSHLSLPLIGMGEVYFEGIKQPAAEVLKKFGLEPLILQSKEGLALINGTQFMSAYAVWCVEQANYLAKCADLVAAISYDAYDAHYSPLNPLIHEIRQQVGQRTSAQRISAFLEGSQIGSQPKEHVQDPYSFRCVPQVHGASLDAIAHVNDLVSREINAVTDNPLLFEQEDLILSGGNFHGQPMALGLDYLAIALSELGSISERRTFTLLNGQRNLPPFLIQNSGLHSGLMIPQYTAASIVSQNKQLCTPASIDSITSSNGQEDHVSMGANAATKCYRIVQNLTKILAIELLTATQALTLRKTIKSNSTLTSSITIEQVLTQYRQFVPFIDSDRLLHQDIHRSIHFIQHQLKAFLE, encoded by the coding sequence ATGCACCATACTATTTCAAAAGGTTGGTTTGATACAGAAACCGCTTATCTTCTTGCTGTTTCACCAACTTCTCAAATCAACTTAAGCCGTGAAGTTGAGCAATCTATCCGTTCTTGCAGGCAATACTTAGACCATAAACTGAACGGAAATCAACAGCGCTTTTATGGCATCAACACCGGTTTCGGTGCCTTATATAATGTAGAAATTTCACCGGCAGATTTGCTTGCTCTACAAAAAAACCTGATCATGTCCCATGCTTGTGGTGCAGGACATGAGGCTCCTCCGGAGATTGTCAGGCTGATGCTTTTGCTCAAAATTCAGTCCTTGTCTTACGGTCATTCAGGTGTGCGGTTGGAAACCGTTCAGCGGCTGACCGATTTTTTTAATCTTCAAATTCATCCTGTTGTTTACGAACAAGGTTCTTTGGGGGCCTCCGGCGATTTAGCGCCCTTATCCCACCTTTCTTTACCGCTGATCGGGATGGGAGAAGTTTATTTTGAAGGAATCAAACAACCCGCAGCAGAAGTTTTGAAAAAATTCGGGCTGGAGCCGCTTATACTTCAGTCAAAAGAGGGACTGGCGCTCATCAATGGCACCCAATTCATGTCAGCCTATGCAGTCTGGTGTGTCGAACAGGCCAACTATTTAGCAAAATGTGCGGATTTGGTAGCGGCTATTTCTTATGATGCTTATGATGCGCATTATTCCCCCTTGAATCCTTTAATCCACGAAATCAGACAACAGGTTGGACAAAGGACTTCTGCTCAGCGAATTTCAGCGTTTTTGGAAGGCAGCCAAATAGGCAGTCAACCTAAAGAGCATGTGCAAGACCCCTACTCTTTCCGGTGTGTTCCTCAGGTTCATGGGGCTTCTTTAGATGCCATTGCTCATGTTAATGACTTAGTTAGCCGGGAAATCAACGCCGTTACAGACAATCCTTTGTTGTTTGAACAAGAAGACCTGATTTTGTCGGGTGGAAATTTTCACGGTCAGCCTATGGCTTTGGGCTTGGACTACCTTGCAATTGCCTTGTCCGAATTAGGCAGCATTTCGGAAAGACGCACTTTCACCCTGTTGAACGGACAAAGAAATCTTCCTCCTTTTTTGATTCAAAACTCCGGTCTTCATTCCGGTTTGATGATACCCCAATATACGGCAGCTTCCATAGTCAGTCAAAACAAACAATTATGTACCCCTGCCTCTATTGACTCCATAACCTCCTCCAACGGACAGGAAGATCATGTCAGTATGGGTGCTAATGCTGCCACCAAATGTTACCGGATTGTACAAAACCTGACCAAAATCCTTGCCATCGAATTACTGACTGCAACTCAGGCTTTAACCCTTCGAAAAACAATAAAATCAAACTCAACACTAACGAGTTCAATCACCATTGAACAGGTTTTAACCCAATACCGGCAATTTGTTCCTTTTATAGATTCCGACAGATTGCTGCATCAGGACATCCATCGCAGCATTCACTTTATCCAACATCAACTGAAGGCATTTTTAGAATAA
- the pssA gene encoding CDP-diacylglycerol--serine O-phosphatidyltransferase — MKRQVPNFITLLNLALGCTAIILAFQGQMVWVPHLIIAAAFADFIDGLSARMLKVSSPLGMQLDSLADMVTFGVLPGVVLYQLIYEAIGYTVSWWQPLPAMLITIFSAIRLAKFNIDTRQTDGFIGVPTPTCTMFMIALVLIAQNDTYGLAAIIYKPVFLYAVTLVFSLLLVAELPMPPLKFKHLGWKGNEIKYIAVAIGLALIALLGGLGIAVSILIYIGVALVQKLLGIGKKAQVEQPSVTE, encoded by the coding sequence ATGAAACGACAAGTGCCGAACTTCATTACCTTGCTCAATCTCGCTTTAGGATGTACTGCAATTATTTTAGCCTTTCAGGGTCAAATGGTATGGGTGCCTCATTTGATTATTGCCGCCGCATTTGCCGATTTTATTGACGGATTATCTGCCCGGATGCTGAAAGTATCTTCACCACTTGGAATGCAATTGGATTCTTTGGCAGATATGGTAACATTCGGGGTATTGCCGGGGGTTGTCCTTTATCAGCTTATTTATGAAGCAATCGGTTATACCGTTTCGTGGTGGCAACCTTTGCCGGCCATGTTAATTACCATTTTTTCGGCCATCCGTTTAGCAAAGTTTAATATTGATACCCGGCAAACAGACGGATTTATAGGGGTGCCTACTCCAACTTGTACCATGTTTATGATAGCCTTGGTATTGATTGCTCAAAACGATACCTACGGACTTGCTGCGATTATTTATAAGCCGGTATTTTTATATGCCGTTACTCTTGTTTTTTCCTTGCTATTAGTTGCTGAGTTGCCAATGCCCCCTTTGAAATTTAAACATCTCGGCTGGAAAGGAAATGAAATAAAATATATCGCAGTTGCAATTGGGTTAGCCCTTATCGCTCTGCTTGGAGGGTTGGGCATCGCTGTCTCTATTTTGATTTATATAGGGGTAGCGCTTGTTCAAAAATTGTTGGGAATTGGGAAAAAAGCGCAGGTTGAGCAGCCGTCTGTTACGGAATAA
- a CDS encoding DUF4249 domain-containing protein, producing the protein MFRKKIASYLTFSLLLLLSMMFFFSACLKDITIDLPEYESKLVVESYLDSNVPYYIVSVTESVSFFTPSTFPVSQVLPVVEHAIVTITKGNQTDTLQYIDTLKVYVKPLTTPMSINDYEDYHLRVEDTMTNRIATASTRFLPVIPIDTVMYLLNDSLKAAMLMYFYDPKPDENFYKVWFANAANPFERDSLRTWEFSDKALSDGRVSVGMGYNFRVTDTVIVRLYHINEEYYRFLDTVDDAEDASDSPFSRPARIVSNIEGGTGVFVALSYDQRIVPITQ; encoded by the coding sequence ATGTTCCGAAAAAAAATAGCTTCATATTTAACTTTTAGTTTATTGTTATTGCTGTCTATGATGTTTTTTTTCAGTGCCTGCCTGAAAGATATTACCATTGACCTTCCTGAATATGAAAGCAAATTAGTTGTTGAAAGCTATTTAGACAGTAATGTTCCGTATTATATAGTATCGGTTACAGAGAGTGTTTCATTCTTTACGCCATCAACCTTTCCGGTTTCACAGGTTTTACCGGTGGTCGAACATGCCATCGTTACCATCACCAAGGGCAATCAAACAGATACGCTTCAGTATATTGATACCCTGAAAGTTTATGTGAAACCTTTGACCACTCCTATGTCAATCAATGATTATGAAGATTATCATCTCAGGGTGGAAGATACCATGACCAACAGGATTGCAACGGCATCCACGCGGTTTTTGCCGGTAATTCCCATAGATACAGTGATGTATTTGCTCAATGATTCTTTAAAAGCGGCTATGTTGATGTATTTTTATGACCCGAAACCGGACGAAAACTTTTACAAAGTCTGGTTTGCAAATGCCGCCAACCCTTTTGAAAGAGATTCGCTGCGCACCTGGGAATTTTCGGATAAGGCGTTAAGCGATGGAAGGGTTTCGGTGGGAATGGGCTATAATTTCAGGGTTACAGATACGGTCATTGTCCGGCTTTATCATATCAACGAAGAATATTATCGCTTTTTAGACACCGTTGACGATGCCGAAGATGCTTCAGACAGCCCCTTTAGCCGGCCGGCGCGGATTGTAAGCAATATTGAGGGAGGTACCGGAGTTTTTGTCGCCCTTTCTTATGATCAGCGCATTGTTCCGATTACACAATAA
- a CDS encoding DUF1330 domain-containing protein translates to MIYITQLIYIAEGQEDVFDQFEDIAIPAIAKYNGKLLFRVRPDKQSYIEQNIDPPYEIHLVVFDSAQDFENFKQDEARKKFLHLKEQSIRESVIIQGEVI, encoded by the coding sequence ATGATCTATATCACCCAACTCATTTATATTGCCGAAGGGCAGGAGGATGTTTTCGACCAATTTGAGGACATCGCTATCCCTGCAATAGCCAAATACAACGGAAAGCTATTGTTCAGAGTAAGACCGGATAAGCAATCTTATATTGAACAAAATATTGACCCGCCTTATGAAATCCACCTTGTTGTTTTCGATTCGGCACAGGATTTCGAAAACTTTAAACAGGACGAAGCGCGCAAAAAATTCCTTCACCTGAAAGAGCAATCTATCAGAGAATCTGTGATAATTCAGGGGGAGGTAATTTAA
- the dnaJ gene encoding molecular chaperone DnaJ produces the protein MQKRDYYEVLEVTKTATSEEIKKAYRKVAMKYHPDVNPGNKEAEELFKEAAEAYEVLSNSEKRAQYDRFGHSGMRGNMGGGFTNPEDIFSHFGDIFGDLFGNNFGGRGASTQRRGSNLKTKIKLSLEEISEGVQKNIKIKKYVACNTCNGIGAKSKEGVKTCSTCQGHGRVRQVTNTFLGQMQTTITCPHCEGLGTVVTNKCSTCSGTGRQYGEETISIDIPAGVNENIQLSMTNKGNVGERNGPSGDLIITIEELPHEHLKRQGSDVIYSLYISFTDAAIGNNNIEVPTLKGKAKIKIPAGTQSGKIFRLNGKGLPNLNGYGRGDQVIEVNIWTPQQLTPKETELLEQLRHLPNFQPKPEKGEKGFFEKMRDYFNG, from the coding sequence ATGCAAAAGAGAGATTATTACGAAGTATTGGAAGTAACCAAAACTGCAACTTCCGAAGAAATTAAAAAGGCCTACCGAAAAGTAGCCATGAAGTATCACCCCGACGTAAATCCCGGAAATAAGGAAGCGGAGGAACTTTTTAAGGAAGCAGCAGAAGCCTATGAAGTATTGAGCAATTCCGAAAAACGCGCCCAATATGACCGTTTCGGACATAGCGGAATGCGCGGTAACATGGGGGGTGGGTTTACGAACCCGGAAGATATATTTTCTCATTTCGGCGATATTTTTGGCGATTTATTTGGCAATAACTTCGGAGGTAGAGGAGCGAGCACACAAAGACGCGGCAGCAACCTGAAAACCAAAATCAAGTTGAGCCTGGAAGAAATTTCAGAGGGTGTTCAAAAAAACATCAAAATCAAAAAATATGTTGCCTGCAATACCTGTAATGGTATTGGCGCAAAAAGCAAAGAAGGCGTTAAAACCTGCAGCACTTGTCAGGGACATGGGCGGGTCCGGCAGGTTACCAATACCTTTCTCGGGCAAATGCAAACAACGATTACCTGTCCCCACTGCGAAGGACTGGGTACGGTGGTTACAAACAAATGTTCAACATGTAGCGGAACAGGACGACAGTATGGCGAAGAAACCATCTCAATAGATATACCTGCCGGAGTGAATGAAAACATTCAACTTTCCATGACCAACAAAGGAAATGTCGGTGAAAGAAACGGCCCTTCAGGCGACCTGATCATCACCATCGAAGAGTTGCCACACGAACACCTCAAACGGCAAGGCTCCGATGTTATCTATTCGCTTTATATCAGTTTTACCGATGCCGCAATCGGCAACAACAATATAGAAGTGCCTACGCTGAAAGGAAAAGCTAAAATTAAAATCCCGGCCGGCACGCAATCCGGTAAAATTTTCAGGCTGAACGGAAAAGGGCTGCCCAATCTGAACGGTTATGGCCGGGGAGATCAGGTGATTGAAGTAAATATCTGGACCCCTCAACAACTGACCCCTAAAGAAACCGAACTGCTCGAACAACTTCGCCACCTGCCCAATTTTCAGCCTAAACCTGAAAAAGGCGAAAAGGGGTTTTTTGAAAAAATGCGCGACTATTTTAACGGGTAA
- a CDS encoding nucleotide exchange factor GrpE gives MSEKDFPIELENQPEQNIIEPVEETIHPVEEVIANLPLEEEVQKLSKELKEVQDKYLRLYAEFDNYRTRTRKEFADLVKTASKDVITELLPILDNFERAFKSFQGDAEMAKGFELIQNQLIHQLGLKGLKPMQAIGQPFDADLHEAIAEAPAPSEEQKGTVLDEVEKGYFLYDKIIRYAKVVVGN, from the coding sequence ATGAGCGAAAAAGATTTCCCGATAGAATTAGAAAATCAACCCGAGCAAAATATTATTGAGCCGGTCGAAGAAACCATACATCCGGTCGAAGAAGTCATTGCCAATTTACCCTTGGAAGAAGAAGTACAAAAACTATCCAAAGAGCTGAAAGAAGTACAGGATAAGTACCTTCGCCTCTACGCAGAATTTGATAATTACCGGACAAGAACCCGAAAAGAGTTTGCCGATTTGGTGAAGACCGCATCCAAAGATGTAATTACCGAACTTCTGCCCATATTGGACAATTTCGAACGGGCATTCAAATCGTTTCAGGGAGATGCCGAAATGGCCAAAGGGTTTGAACTCATCCAAAACCAACTGATACATCAGTTAGGGTTGAAAGGACTCAAGCCGATGCAGGCAATCGGACAGCCTTTTGATGCTGATCTCCACGAAGCCATCGCAGAAGCACCCGCTCCGTCTGAAGAACAAAAAGGAACCGTATTGGATGAAGTGGAAAAAGGTTATTTCCTTTACGACAAAATCATCCGTTACGCCAAAGTCGTTGTGGGCAATTAA
- a CDS encoding alpha-1,4-glucan--maltose-1-phosphate maltosyltransferase, whose translation MKQSGQSRVVIENIVPQLDGGKHLVKRVVGQQVYVEADILADGHDTVAAILKYRFHSAKTWQNVQMTTETNDLWAAAFTVHQQGIYEYAIEAWIDYALTWQHGAIRKIDDGQHINSELLEGVQFLEKIIPHCTEEESGSLNYAIHLFKDETRYQEAILYVQSESLHDLFLKYPTKDYAVTSPFLQVYVDRYKALFSTWYEFFPRSASQEEGKHGTFKDCLKLLPRVAQMGFDVLYFPPIHPIGEVNRKGKNNSTKAEPEDVGSPWGIGSQLGGHKALHPQLGSMEDFTALLTEAKLLGIEIAMDFALQCAPDHPYVKKYPQWFKWRPDGTVQYAENPPKKYQDILPIFFETSDWQNLWDELLSIALYWAEQGITIFRVDNPHTKPFRFWEWLISEVKKKHPDVLFLSEAFTAPKIMHQLAKIGFSQSYTYFTWRIHKHEIVEYMTELTQTDSKEYFRPNFWPNTPDINPYIMQTGNEAVFMTRLFLAATLSSSYGIYGPVFEFMQFQAIPGKEEYFNSEKYELKHWNWEHANRLTYLITLLNKIRKENLALQNYNNISFCPIENNHLLAYFKTTPDHHNQLLMVVSLDPYHRQNGMVSLPYKEMKTNPGEKLVMQDLISGNSYIWEKEMNYVELGPELPFHLFKIKKMMWSS comes from the coding sequence ATGAAACAATCCGGTCAAAGTAGAGTAGTCATCGAAAACATAGTTCCTCAGTTAGATGGAGGAAAGCATCTTGTTAAGCGAGTAGTCGGCCAACAGGTATATGTAGAAGCTGATATTTTGGCAGATGGACATGATACCGTTGCGGCCATTCTGAAATACCGTTTTCACAGCGCCAAAACCTGGCAAAATGTTCAAATGACCACCGAAACCAACGATCTTTGGGCTGCTGCGTTTACCGTACATCAACAGGGGATTTATGAATATGCCATCGAAGCATGGATAGATTATGCACTTACCTGGCAACATGGGGCAATCCGGAAAATTGATGACGGACAACATATCAATTCCGAACTGCTCGAAGGGGTGCAGTTTTTAGAAAAAATCATCCCCCATTGTACAGAAGAAGAAAGCGGTTCGTTGAATTATGCCATTCATTTATTTAAAGATGAAACCCGCTATCAGGAAGCCATTTTATATGTACAGTCTGAAAGCCTGCACGATTTGTTTTTGAAATACCCCACGAAAGACTATGCCGTAACCTCCCCCTTCCTGCAAGTTTACGTTGACCGGTACAAAGCCTTGTTCAGCACCTGGTACGAATTTTTCCCCCGTTCAGCATCACAGGAAGAAGGGAAACACGGAACGTTTAAAGACTGCCTCAAACTGTTGCCCCGTGTAGCCCAAATGGGGTTTGATGTGTTGTATTTTCCGCCCATCCATCCCATCGGAGAGGTGAACAGAAAAGGCAAGAACAATTCGACAAAAGCAGAACCCGAAGATGTGGGTTCGCCCTGGGGCATCGGTTCCCAACTCGGTGGACATAAAGCACTGCATCCGCAGTTGGGGTCAATGGAAGATTTTACTGCCCTGCTGACTGAAGCCAAACTTTTAGGAATAGAAATTGCCATGGATTTCGCATTGCAATGTGCGCCCGATCATCCGTATGTAAAAAAATATCCGCAATGGTTCAAATGGCGACCGGACGGAACCGTGCAATATGCCGAAAACCCGCCCAAAAAATATCAGGACATTTTACCCATCTTTTTTGAAACCTCCGACTGGCAAAACCTCTGGGATGAGTTGTTAAGCATAGCCTTATATTGGGCCGAACAGGGAATTACCATTTTTAGGGTGGACAATCCGCATACCAAACCATTCAGGTTTTGGGAATGGCTGATTTCGGAAGTAAAAAAGAAACATCCCGATGTGCTCTTCCTCTCCGAAGCCTTTACCGCCCCTAAAATCATGCACCAATTGGCCAAAATCGGATTCTCACAATCCTATACCTATTTTACCTGGCGAATCCATAAACACGAAATCGTCGAATATATGACCGAACTCACCCAAACGGATTCAAAAGAATATTTCAGACCCAATTTCTGGCCAAACACCCCCGATATTAACCCCTATATCATGCAAACCGGCAACGAGGCCGTGTTTATGACCCGTTTGTTTTTGGCGGCAACTTTAAGTTCGAGCTACGGAATATACGGACCTGTTTTTGAGTTTATGCAGTTTCAGGCAATTCCGGGTAAAGAAGAATACTTTAACTCGGAAAAATATGAGTTAAAACACTGGAATTGGGAACATGCCAACCGGCTCACCTATCTGATTACGCTGCTTAACAAAATAAGAAAGGAAAATCTCGCCCTGCAAAACTATAACAATATCTCGTTTTGCCCCATCGAAAACAATCACCTTTTGGCCTATTTCAAGACTACTCCCGACCATCACAATCAACTGTTGATGGTGGTGAGCCTTGACCCCTACCATCGTCAGAACGGAATGGTCAGTTTGCCCTATAAAGAAATGAAGACAAACCCGGGTGAAAAATTGGTGATGCAGGATTTAATCAGTGGCAACAGCTATATCTGGGAAAAGGAAATGAATTATGTGGAACTTGGCCCTGAATTGCCTTTCCACCTGTTTAAAATCAAAAAAATGATGTGGAGTTCTTAG